From Halobacillus sp. Marseille-Q1614, the proteins below share one genomic window:
- a CDS encoding type I restriction-modification system subunit M, producing MGAELNSKLFSAADNLRSKMDASEYKNYLLGLIFYKYLSDKLLLKVVELADESMDTYDTPEKQTELYEELLSDEDTKEDLIATVVDTLGYDIEPPYLFSVLAEQAKKNVFQLNDLNKAFIQLTTKYDAFSGLFDDVDLQSKKLGSDDQQRNVTVTDVIKKLNDVDLIGYEGDVIGDAYEYLIGQFASEAGKKAGEFYTPHMVSDMMAQIVAIGQEDKKWFSVFDPTMGSGSLMLNVRNYLNHPDKVKYHGQELNTTTFNLAKMNLILHGVDPEEMRVRNGDTLNKDWPTDEPYTFDSVVMNPPYSAKWSADDTFLDDSRFNRYGKLAPKSKADFAFVLHGYYHLKETGTMAIVLPHGILFRGAAEGVIRKKLLEDGSIYAVIGMPPNLFFGTSIPTTVLILKKNRSTRDVLFIDASREFIKGKNQNKLSKENIEKIVNTYNKRESVDKYAHLATFEEIKENDYNLNIPRYVDTFEEEEPVDMKAVGTEMKEIQQNKEALQKSLFEDISSLQYSEEDAEWIQGALEVFKDGK from the coding sequence ATGGGCGCAGAATTAAATTCAAAATTATTCAGTGCTGCGGATAATCTTCGCAGTAAGATGGATGCTTCGGAGTACAAGAACTATTTACTGGGGCTGATCTTCTACAAGTACCTCTCGGATAAGCTGTTATTGAAAGTGGTTGAACTGGCAGATGAATCAATGGATACATACGATACGCCGGAAAAGCAGACTGAGCTTTATGAAGAGCTCTTGTCAGATGAGGATACGAAGGAAGATTTGATTGCAACGGTCGTCGATACACTCGGTTATGATATTGAACCGCCGTATCTGTTTAGTGTGCTTGCCGAACAGGCGAAGAAGAATGTGTTTCAATTAAATGACCTGAACAAAGCGTTTATCCAGCTAACCACGAAGTATGATGCCTTCAGTGGGTTATTTGACGATGTGGATCTGCAGTCCAAGAAGTTGGGGTCAGACGATCAGCAACGAAACGTCACGGTGACAGACGTGATTAAAAAGCTGAATGATGTGGATCTCATTGGTTATGAGGGTGACGTGATTGGTGATGCGTATGAGTATTTAATCGGCCAGTTTGCATCGGAAGCCGGTAAGAAAGCCGGTGAATTCTACACCCCGCATATGGTATCCGACATGATGGCACAGATTGTGGCTATCGGTCAGGAAGATAAAAAATGGTTTAGTGTCTTTGACCCGACCATGGGATCAGGCTCACTCATGCTGAATGTGCGGAATTATCTCAATCATCCGGATAAAGTGAAGTACCACGGTCAGGAATTGAACACAACGACGTTTAACTTAGCGAAGATGAACCTGATCCTGCATGGTGTTGACCCGGAGGAAATGCGGGTGCGTAACGGGGATACGTTGAATAAGGACTGGCCAACGGATGAACCATATACCTTTGACTCTGTTGTGATGAACCCGCCATACTCTGCAAAGTGGTCCGCGGATGATACTTTCCTGGATGATTCACGTTTTAATCGTTACGGGAAGTTGGCTCCGAAATCGAAAGCGGATTTTGCTTTCGTACTTCATGGCTATTATCACTTGAAAGAAACCGGTACGATGGCGATTGTTCTTCCGCACGGGATTCTGTTCCGGGGCGCTGCGGAAGGTGTGATCCGCAAAAAGCTCCTTGAAGACGGCAGTATTTATGCAGTCATCGGGATGCCTCCAAACCTATTCTTCGGGACGTCGATTCCAACTACCGTTCTGATTCTGAAGAAGAATCGAAGCACACGTGATGTTTTGTTCATTGATGCGAGCCGGGAATTTATCAAGGGTAAGAATCAGAATAAGTTATCGAAAGAGAATATAGAGAAGATCGTTAATACGTACAATAAGCGTGAAAGTGTTGATAAGTACGCTCATCTTGCGACGTTTGAAGAGATCAAAGAGAACGATTATAACTTAAATATCCCAAGATATGTGGATACGTTTGAAGAAGAAGAACCTGTGGATATGAAAGCAGTTGGCACTGAAATGAAGGAGATTCAACAGAATAAAGAGGCACTGCAGAAGAGTTTGTTTGAAGATATTTCATCCCTTCAATACAGTGAGGAAGATGCGGAATGGATTCAAGGGGCGTTAGAGGTGTTTAAAGATGGAAAATAA
- a CDS encoding restriction endonuclease subunit S, whose translation MENKKTPEIRFNEFNDKWDLYRLGDISESMEYGLNASSKVFDGENKYLRITDIDENSNKFSPIKLTSPSVDVKNLEHYQLRFGDIVFARTGASTGKTYCYEEEDGKVFYAGFLIRARIKSEFDPRFIFQNTLTKRYHNFVKISSQRSGQPGINAKDYSNFSIMVPPYKEQQKIGQYFKQLDDRIAFQQRQIELLKESKQGFLQKMFPKDGERVPEVRFDGFSGEWKLRKLSDVAKYRNGKAHEKNIDENGQYVVVNSKFVSSNGNVKKYTKNLIEPLTSGEIAFVLSDVPNGKALARTYIIDSCDKFSLNQRIAGIKPKEDTDSYFLSILLNRNVYFLKFDSGVGQTNLSRQEVESFSNYYPTYHEQQKIGEFFKNLDDTIVIHEKELKLLRETKKGFLQKMFV comes from the coding sequence ATGGAAAATAAGAAGACCCCGGAAATTCGTTTTAATGAGTTTAATGATAAATGGGATTTATATAGACTTGGCGATATCTCTGAAAGTATGGAGTACGGTCTAAATGCTAGTTCAAAAGTGTTTGATGGAGAAAATAAATATTTGAGGATTACTGACATTGATGAAAACTCAAATAAGTTTTCACCAATAAAATTAACTTCTCCTTCTGTAGATGTTAAAAACCTAGAACATTATCAATTGAGGTTTGGGGATATTGTATTTGCTAGAACTGGGGCAAGTACTGGCAAAACATATTGTTATGAAGAGGAAGATGGAAAAGTCTTTTATGCTGGATTTTTAATTAGAGCCAGAATAAAATCTGAATTTGATCCTAGGTTTATTTTCCAAAATACATTAACGAAACGATATCATAATTTTGTTAAAATTTCATCGCAAAGATCTGGTCAACCTGGTATAAATGCGAAAGACTATTCAAATTTCAGTATTATGGTTCCACCATATAAAGAACAACAAAAAATCGGCCAATACTTCAAACAACTCGATGATCGAATCGCCTTTCAGCAACGCCAGATCGAATTATTAAAAGAAAGCAAACAAGGCTTTTTGCAGAAGATGTTTCCGAAGGATGGCGAGCGTGTGCCGGAGGTTCGGTTTGATGGGTTTAGTGGGGAGTGGAAACTGCGTAAATTAAGTGATGTTGCAAAATATCGTAATGGAAAGGCGCATGAAAAAAATATTGATGAAAATGGACAATATGTCGTAGTTAATTCAAAATTTGTTTCATCGAATGGAAATGTAAAAAAATATACCAAAAATTTAATTGAACCTTTAACTTCGGGGGAAATAGCGTTTGTGCTCTCTGATGTTCCGAATGGAAAAGCACTTGCAAGGACATATATAATAGATTCTTGTGACAAATTCAGCCTTAATCAACGAATCGCTGGTATTAAGCCTAAAGAAGATACTGATTCATATTTCTTAAGTATTTTATTGAATAGAAATGTATATTTTTTGAAATTTGATAGCGGAGTAGGACAAACTAATTTATCAAGGCAAGAAGTTGAAAGCTTTTCAAATTATTATCCTACATACCATGAACAACAAAAAATAGGCGAATTCTTCAAAAACCTCGATGATACAATTGTTATTCACGAGAAAGAACTCAAACTTTTACGAGAAACCAAAAAAGGATTCCTGCAAAAAATGTTTGTCTAG